In Thermodesulfobacteriota bacterium, the following are encoded in one genomic region:
- a CDS encoding hydantoinase/oxoprolinase family protein — translation MEQIAYRLGCDIGGTFTDFVLVNDHTGEFYTNKCLTTPSDPSDAVERGIRELNDIKPGFMDNVDEVIHGTTLVINAIIERKGAQTALITTKGFRDVLELGREIRYDAYDIFSEYPQPIVPRTLRMEIDERLTAQGKILKPVDEKEVLNVLKKLKTAGIESLAVCFINSYENPVNEKKIKEIIEKESPDLFLSTSFEVLPQIREYERTCTTAVNAYVKPITYRYLKKLTSRLESIGFSGKLFIMLSSGGITSVDTAREFPVRIIESGPTAAVIASQHYGKLFNIKDMFCFDMGGTTAKSCLIQKGHAGLVSTFEVGRVQRFKKGSGLPIQVPVVDLMEIGAGGGSIAKISKLGLLAVGPESAGADPGPACYKQGGEYPTVTDADLVLGYLDPNFFLGGAMALDIELSKKAIKDKIATPLGTTMVEAAFGIHDLINETMAAAAKTHIAEKGGNPNIVTMSAFGGAGPVHSYGLAKKIGAPAILVPPLAGVGSALGFFTAPVAFDLSRSHRVTLDDADFKEIEQLFNELEQESAGILEDSATGRNIIYERTLLMRFVGQGAETDLVIEPKPFDTFSKKDIRRLFDQEYKRLYGRTYHETPVEFVTFKVRASLPKRPFSIPKLSNDTCDMTICIKGQRPAFSIIQKDYIPFTVYDRSKLFANAKVSGPAIIEERESTIVIGEDANARVDEFGFVWIELNQLGVEK, via the coding sequence TTGGAACAGATAGCTTACCGTCTGGGATGTGACATTGGCGGCACTTTTACCGATTTTGTGCTGGTAAATGATCACACAGGAGAGTTTTATACCAATAAATGCCTCACCACCCCTTCTGATCCATCGGATGCCGTGGAACGGGGTATTCGGGAACTTAATGACATAAAACCGGGATTCATGGATAACGTTGATGAGGTAATCCATGGAACCACCTTGGTTATTAATGCCATCATAGAAAGAAAAGGTGCCCAAACTGCTTTGATCACCACCAAGGGTTTCAGGGATGTTTTGGAACTTGGAAGGGAAATCAGATACGATGCCTATGATATTTTCAGCGAATACCCCCAACCCATCGTACCCAGAACCCTTCGAATGGAAATAGATGAACGGCTCACTGCGCAGGGCAAAATCCTTAAGCCGGTGGATGAAAAAGAGGTGTTGAATGTCCTGAAAAAGCTAAAAACAGCGGGAATTGAATCCCTTGCAGTCTGCTTTATCAATTCCTATGAAAACCCGGTGAATGAAAAAAAAATCAAGGAAATCATTGAAAAAGAATCGCCTGACCTTTTTCTTTCCACATCTTTTGAGGTGCTTCCCCAGATCAGGGAGTATGAGCGAACCTGTACCACGGCGGTGAATGCCTATGTCAAACCGATTACTTACCGATATCTAAAAAAACTGACCTCCAGGCTTGAGTCCATCGGGTTCAGCGGAAAACTATTTATCATGCTGTCTTCCGGGGGAATTACCTCTGTAGATACAGCCAGGGAATTTCCTGTCAGGATCATAGAATCGGGTCCCACAGCCGCTGTTATTGCATCCCAGCATTATGGGAAACTGTTTAATATCAAGGATATGTTCTGCTTCGACATGGGGGGCACCACGGCAAAATCATGCCTGATCCAGAAAGGCCATGCAGGGCTGGTATCCACCTTTGAAGTGGGCCGTGTCCAGCGTTTTAAAAAAGGAAGCGGGCTTCCCATCCAGGTGCCGGTGGTGGATCTTATGGAGATCGGAGCCGGAGGCGGAAGTATTGCCAAAATCAGCAAACTGGGTCTGCTTGCGGTCGGTCCTGAAAGCGCCGGTGCGGATCCCGGGCCCGCCTGTTACAAACAGGGTGGAGAATACCCAACGGTGACCGACGCAGACCTTGTATTGGGATATCTTGACCCGAACTTCTTTTTGGGTGGCGCCATGGCCCTTGACATAGAGCTTTCCAAAAAAGCGATAAAAGACAAAATTGCCACACCACTGGGTACAACCATGGTTGAAGCGGCCTTTGGTATCCATGATCTCATCAACGAGACCATGGCTGCGGCGGCCAAAACACATATTGCGGAAAAAGGCGGCAACCCAAACATTGTCACCATGTCGGCTTTCGGCGGTGCGGGTCCTGTCCATTCTTACGGGCTTGCAAAAAAGATCGGTGCGCCGGCCATTCTGGTACCGCCTCTGGCAGGTGTTGGGTCTGCTCTGGGATTCTTTACCGCCCCCGTGGCATTTGATCTTTCACGAAGCCACCGAGTGACCCTTGATGATGCCGATTTCAAGGAAATTGAACAGCTGTTTAACGAACTTGAACAGGAGAGTGCCGGTATCTTGGAGGATTCCGCCACAGGCCGGAACATCATCTACGAACGAACCCTGTTAATGCGCTTTGTGGGCCAGGGCGCTGAAACAGACCTTGTCATTGAGCCAAAACCTTTTGATACCTTTTCCAAAAAGGATATCCGAAGACTCTTTGACCAGGAATACAAACGGCTATACGGCAGAACCTATCATGAAACCCCGGTGGAGTTTGTCACCTTCAAGGTCAGGGCAAGCCTTCCCAAACGGCCGTTTTCAATTCCTAAGCTCTCAAATGACACCTGTGATATGACGATTTGCATTAAAGGTCAACGCCCGGCATTTTCCATCATTCAAAAAGACTATATTCCGTTTACCGTCTATGACCGGTCAAAACTGTTTGCCAATGCAAAAGTTTCCGGACCCGCCATTATCGAAGAACGTGAATCCACCATTGTTATTGGTGAAGATGCCAATGCCCGGGTTGACGAATTCGGCTTTGTATGGATTGAACTGAACCAATTGGGGGTTGAAAAATGA
- a CDS encoding hydantoinase B/oxoprolinase family protein: MIKNNRETFDPITLEILWRRLVSIVDEADASVARTAFSSLLRDAHDYTCMFTDSRGQELVQGTFCTPGQAGAMALGVKKIINSIPIEDYRQGDVFVVNDPWLLAGHLNDVCVLSPIFFKERPVAFTACVFHHSDIGGRVSSDNREVFEEGIYIPVVKLYDAGKLNEDLLNMIRWNVRTPKEVTGDLRSQVAANHVCAQKIIEMMEDEGLEHLDDLADEIIGRTETSMRSAIDKITDGTYAHEGIIEGAGKRPDIKIKLTVKVDGSDIQVDFDGTSDQVDWGVNVVYNFTYAYVFMAIKSAFDPDIPINEGAIRPVKMTAPEGSIINCKFPAAVAARMQVGHFMTEMVFNALSEATPDNIIAGSGGTPAQTNILYGKRANGKPWHTMIIRGGGMGASSRFDGHHCAIFPANGANTPVEILESDTPLIIEERGLIMDSGGPGKQRGGIGRRMIIRSPDDHENSPQRTTIAIQAGRFIYPPGGIFSGKDGSKAKFLKNGKPADPSGLTFCDPGDRISFISAGGGGYGNPVERDPKTVERDVQYGYVSIEKAKQDYGVIIEPASLTLDPEATRKLREMSGE; this comes from the coding sequence ATGATAAAAAACAATAGGGAAACATTCGACCCGATTACCCTTGAAATTCTGTGGCGCAGACTTGTTTCCATTGTGGATGAGGCAGATGCGTCCGTGGCAAGAACCGCTTTTTCCAGCCTGTTAAGGGATGCCCATGATTATACCTGCATGTTCACCGACAGCCGGGGCCAGGAGTTGGTCCAGGGAACGTTTTGTACGCCTGGCCAGGCCGGTGCCATGGCACTGGGTGTAAAAAAGATCATCAACTCTATACCCATTGAAGACTACCGGCAGGGTGATGTTTTCGTCGTCAATGACCCCTGGCTGCTTGCCGGACACCTCAATGATGTCTGTGTGTTAAGCCCGATATTTTTCAAAGAAAGACCGGTGGCATTCACCGCCTGTGTCTTCCATCATTCCGATATCGGCGGCAGGGTCTCTTCCGATAACCGGGAAGTGTTTGAAGAAGGCATCTATATTCCGGTGGTCAAACTATATGATGCGGGAAAACTGAATGAGGATCTGCTGAACATGATCCGGTGGAATGTAAGAACCCCCAAAGAAGTCACCGGAGATCTTCGCTCCCAAGTGGCGGCCAACCATGTCTGCGCCCAAAAAATCATAGAAATGATGGAAGACGAGGGGCTTGAGCATCTGGATGATCTGGCAGATGAAATTATCGGAAGAACGGAAACCTCCATGCGCTCTGCCATTGATAAGATTACCGACGGCACCTATGCCCATGAAGGCATTATTGAAGGGGCGGGGAAAAGACCGGATATTAAAATCAAGCTGACGGTTAAGGTTGACGGGTCAGATATACAGGTGGATTTTGACGGCACCTCTGACCAGGTGGACTGGGGAGTAAATGTGGTTTATAATTTTACCTATGCCTATGTGTTTATGGCCATCAAATCCGCCTTTGACCCGGATATCCCCATAAATGAAGGGGCGATTCGACCGGTGAAGATGACGGCTCCTGAAGGCTCCATCATCAATTGCAAATTCCCGGCAGCTGTGGCGGCCAGAATGCAGGTCGGGCATTTCATGACCGAAATGGTATTTAATGCTCTGTCGGAAGCCACACCGGATAATATCATTGCAGGCTCCGGCGGGACCCCTGCCCAGACCAATATACTTTACGGCAAACGGGCCAACGGAAAACCTTGGCATACCATGATCATCAGAGGAGGAGGCATGGGTGCTTCTTCCAGGTTTGACGGTCACCACTGTGCCATTTTTCCGGCCAACGGGGCCAACACCCCTGTCGAAATACTTGAAAGCGATACACCGCTGATCATTGAAGAACGTGGACTTATCATGGATTCCGGAGGCCCTGGAAAACAGCGCGGCGGCATTGGTCGTCGGATGATCATACGCTCTCCAGATGACCACGAAAATTCTCCCCAAAGAACCACCATTGCCATCCAGGCCGGTCGGTTTATCTATCCACCGGGAGGTATTTTTTCGGGAAAAGACGGATCAAAGGCCAAATTCCTCAAAAATGGTAAGCCTGCGGATCCAAGCGGGCTGACTTTTTGCGATCCCGGAGACCGGATCTCATTTATCAGTGCCGGTGGAGGCGGATACGGCAACCCCGTTGAACGTGACCCAAAAACGGTGGAACGCGATGTACAATATGGTTATGTAAGCATTGAAAAAGCAAAACAAGATTACGGTGTTATCATTGAGCCCGCCTCACTGACTCTTGACCCGGAGGCAACCCGAAAACTCCGTGAAATGTCTGGCGAGTGA
- a CDS encoding xanthine dehydrogenase family protein subunit M: MKPFKYLSPETVEEAIAFHTQHNQTAKYIAGGTDVIVKVKDGWLKPDYLISLKKIKELSELHKNEKTGELCIGATVTHATLEKSVMIQNEYPIIYDAVSKIGSLQVRNVGTIGGNLINAVPSADGAIPLIALDGVAFLQGKDGERSVEVKNLFIEPYKTVLKPGELLKKIIIQPQASHTGSAYIKFGRRAAMELPLIGIGVLLALDEDLVTCTKARICLGVAAPTPMRALDAENFLTGKKIDENVLTEAGKMAADESKVRDSVRGKAWHRKEMIRVQVRRMGLKCLQMIRNNS; encoded by the coding sequence ATGAAACCATTTAAGTATTTATCCCCTGAAACCGTTGAAGAGGCCATTGCCTTTCATACCCAACACAACCAGACGGCCAAATATATTGCCGGTGGAACAGATGTCATTGTTAAAGTCAAAGATGGCTGGCTGAAACCGGATTACCTGATTTCCCTGAAGAAAATCAAGGAGCTGAGTGAGCTGCATAAAAATGAGAAAACCGGCGAACTTTGCATCGGTGCAACGGTCACCCACGCCACTCTTGAAAAATCGGTCATGATCCAAAATGAATATCCCATTATTTATGACGCTGTGTCCAAAATCGGGTCTTTACAGGTAAGAAATGTAGGAACCATCGGTGGAAACTTAATCAATGCCGTGCCGTCAGCTGATGGTGCCATTCCCCTGATCGCTTTAGACGGAGTGGCTTTTCTTCAGGGGAAAGATGGTGAACGGTCTGTGGAAGTAAAAAATCTGTTTATCGAGCCCTATAAAACCGTTTTAAAACCCGGAGAACTCCTGAAAAAAATCATTATCCAACCGCAGGCCTCCCATACCGGAAGCGCTTATATCAAATTCGGCAGGAGGGCTGCCATGGAACTTCCTCTCATCGGTATCGGAGTGTTGTTGGCCCTGGATGAAGATCTGGTTACCTGTACCAAGGCCAGAATCTGCCTCGGCGTGGCCGCGCCAACTCCGATGAGGGCCTTGGATGCTGAAAATTTTCTCACCGGAAAGAAAATTGACGAAAACGTCCTGACAGAAGCCGGTAAAATGGCTGCAGATGAATCTAAGGTCAGAGACAGTGTCCGGGGAAAAGCCTGGCACAGAAAAGAGATGATACGGGTTCAGGTAAGAAGAATGGGCCTTAAATGTCTGCAAATGATAAGAAATAACAGTTAG
- a CDS encoding (2Fe-2S)-binding protein translates to MTTNISFTLNGDQISCGVKDHWTLLHLLREEMGLMGTKEGCGNGECGACTVIVDKLAINSCLYLAVEADGKTIETIEGLASTDGTLHPIQQSFVENGGIQCGFCTPGMIMSSKALLDENPDPTREEIQHALAGNICRCTGYIQIFESVEAAKDKGGQNE, encoded by the coding sequence ATGACGACAAACATATCTTTTACGTTAAATGGTGACCAGATCTCTTGTGGAGTGAAGGACCATTGGACCCTGTTACACCTTTTAAGGGAGGAGATGGGCCTGATGGGAACAAAAGAAGGATGCGGTAATGGTGAATGCGGTGCCTGCACCGTTATTGTGGATAAACTGGCAATCAATTCCTGTCTGTACCTGGCTGTTGAAGCAGACGGAAAAACAATAGAGACCATTGAAGGTCTGGCTTCAACCGACGGAACGCTGCACCCGATCCAGCAGTCTTTTGTGGAAAACGGAGGTATCCAGTGCGGGTTCTGCACACCGGGAATGATTATGTCTTCAAAGGCACTGCTGGATGAAAACCCGGATCCTACTCGCGAGGAAATCCAGCATGCCCTTGCCGGAAATATCTGCCGGTGCACCGGATATATCCAAATCTTTGAATCCGTTGAGGCAGCTAAAGACAAGGGAGGCCAAAATGAATAA
- a CDS encoding xanthine dehydrogenase family protein molybdopterin-binding subunit produces MNNYHVVGKRIPKLDAAQKAMGRAAYIQDIKLPEMLYGKILYSKYAHAKIIKIDTSKAKALPGVRAVLTGEDVPEKMVMGFYKDNPPIKKGKACSFRDEVAAVAAKTPEIAQKALDLIEVEYEELEGIFDPEKAMEKDSPLVHEHHKSNVLKLPWKLHYGDVDQAQKEAAFVVEDRFSTTWVTHCCMGTSGAVALFDAYDNLTIYSNTQIPSLAQKDFLEALKAMGLQNKRVRVIKPVIGGAFGSKLDTYAYEHIAILLAHKCRKPVKITFNREEEFKATSTRQPAIMYIKQGCDKNGKLLFRDIKMVLDNGAHTSWGATTPSVMMMPITSLYRLKNVRYSAKCVYTNNTYAQAMRGYGNPQATFAIESSMNMLAQKAGIDPIEFRRINRNHPGDITPQDFRITTCGLDLCLDAVEKELKKNGSKEQGVGIGVASLIHVGGGARIYKSDGCGAILKMDDYGKVNVFTGGTDMGQGLDNITAQIVAEELGLHVEDINVVHTDTDVCPWDVGAHASRSTFVAGNAALGAAKKIKKKLLKLGSKILDTPVEDLVLSDRHIMASHDPEKSMPIDKLLRKAHFSPDGTMIVADCFYDPDNENLSKEFKGNMSMTYTFGVHGVKVKVDEETGKVEVLEYVAAHDVGQAINPLLLEGQVYGGVIMGLGYALTEEVMHKNGEIMNANFRDYKLFTAKDSVKIKAPVLETADKDGPFGAKGIGEPGCVPTAPAVANAIHDAVGVRIKDLPITPEKVLAALQEKKKGEKSAVAKI; encoded by the coding sequence ATGAATAATTATCATGTGGTGGGAAAACGAATTCCCAAGCTGGATGCTGCGCAAAAGGCCATGGGCAGGGCAGCGTATATCCAGGACATCAAATTGCCGGAAATGCTATATGGGAAAATTCTTTACAGCAAATATGCCCATGCAAAAATTATTAAAATAGATACTTCAAAAGCAAAGGCTTTGCCCGGCGTCCGCGCGGTTCTCACCGGAGAAGATGTTCCTGAAAAAATGGTCATGGGATTTTACAAAGACAATCCCCCGATTAAAAAAGGCAAAGCATGTTCTTTCCGGGATGAGGTCGCGGCTGTGGCAGCCAAAACTCCTGAAATTGCACAAAAAGCTTTGGACTTGATTGAGGTTGAATATGAAGAGCTTGAGGGTATTTTTGATCCTGAAAAAGCCATGGAAAAAGACAGCCCCCTGGTTCATGAGCATCATAAGTCAAATGTACTTAAGCTGCCATGGAAGCTGCATTATGGAGACGTGGACCAGGCCCAAAAAGAAGCCGCCTTTGTGGTTGAAGATCGGTTTTCCACCACCTGGGTCACCCATTGCTGCATGGGGACCAGCGGTGCGGTGGCACTCTTTGATGCTTATGACAACCTGACCATATACTCCAACACGCAAATTCCTTCCCTGGCGCAAAAGGATTTTCTGGAAGCCCTGAAAGCCATGGGACTGCAAAACAAAAGGGTCAGGGTCATCAAACCCGTTATAGGCGGTGCATTTGGCAGCAAGCTGGATACCTATGCCTATGAACACATTGCCATTCTTCTTGCACACAAGTGCAGGAAGCCGGTTAAGATCACTTTTAACCGGGAGGAAGAATTCAAGGCAACCTCTACCCGGCAGCCTGCCATCATGTATATCAAACAGGGCTGTGACAAAAACGGTAAGCTGTTGTTCAGAGATATCAAAATGGTCCTGGATAACGGTGCACATACCTCGTGGGGCGCCACCACACCTTCGGTGATGATGATGCCCATCACATCCCTTTACCGGTTGAAAAATGTAAGATACAGTGCAAAATGTGTCTATACCAATAATACCTATGCCCAGGCCATGAGGGGATACGGAAACCCGCAGGCGACATTTGCCATCGAAAGCAGTATGAATATGCTCGCACAAAAAGCAGGCATTGATCCCATTGAGTTCCGCAGGATTAACCGTAATCATCCTGGAGATATCACTCCCCAGGATTTCAGAATAACCACCTGTGGCCTGGATTTGTGTCTTGATGCAGTTGAAAAGGAATTAAAAAAGAACGGTTCAAAGGAACAGGGGGTTGGGATCGGTGTGGCCTCACTGATCCATGTCGGAGGCGGTGCCCGCATATATAAGTCTGATGGCTGCGGTGCCATTTTAAAAATGGATGATTACGGCAAGGTGAATGTCTTCACCGGCGGTACGGACATGGGCCAGGGGCTAGACAATATCACCGCCCAGATTGTGGCGGAAGAACTGGGGCTTCATGTCGAAGACATCAATGTGGTACATACGGATACGGATGTCTGCCCATGGGATGTGGGTGCCCATGCCAGCCGCAGTACTTTTGTGGCCGGCAATGCAGCCCTCGGCGCCGCCAAAAAAATAAAAAAGAAACTGCTTAAACTCGGTTCGAAAATACTGGATACTCCTGTTGAGGATCTTGTTTTAAGCGACAGACACATAATGGCTTCCCATGACCCGGAAAAAAGCATGCCCATAGACAAACTTTTACGAAAAGCCCATTTTTCACCCGACGGAACCATGATTGTGGCGGATTGTTTTTATGATCCTGACAATGAAAACCTGAGCAAAGAATTCAAGGGAAATATGTCCATGACTTACACCTTCGGGGTACATGGTGTAAAAGTAAAAGTGGATGAAGAAACCGGCAAAGTAGAGGTGCTTGAATACGTGGCTGCCCATGATGTGGGACAGGCCATCAATCCCCTGCTTCTTGAAGGACAGGTTTATGGCGGGGTGATTATGGGTCTTGGCTATGCCCTGACTGAGGAAGTGATGCATAAAAACGGAGAAATCATGAATGCCAATTTCAGGGACTATAAACTTTTTACCGCCAAGGATTCCGTTAAGATCAAAGCACCTGTCCTGGAAACGGCTGATAAAGACGGCCCTTTTGGGGCGAAGGGAATCGGAGAACCCGGTTGCGTTCCCACGGCTCCGGCCGTGGCAAATGCGATCCATGATGCGGTGGGCGTTAGAATTAAAGATCTTCCCATTACACCTGAAAAAGTGCTGGCTGCTTTACAGGAGAAAAAAAAAGGAGAAAAAAGTGCGGTTGCCAAGATTTGA
- a CDS encoding FAD binding domain-containing protein: MRLPRFDYLGPDNLEEALDLLDTHRDDAKILAGGTDLLVRMKKGLLKPKFLISLKALNGLSYINQQDQHIKIGARTPIADIIASDLIKKESLALVQACEKIGAVTIQHYRGTIGGNILQDNRCHHYNQSDFYRSGRQPCHKDGGKICYAREEADRCNSTCQSDGATALMAVDASITLTTKGGKRTVKLADFYTADGIMPFAMESHELLEEIIIPIQGGSSAYKRLAYRSAIDYPIVCAGVLLKPSASRKNEIDDARIVVGAMGRSPLLLAQASSSLKGKKLTDTDAFKKAADIAMDHASTFAVHNVGSTLEYRCAMVSPMVFGALKQSAEAAKR; this comes from the coding sequence GTGCGGTTGCCAAGATTTGACTATTTAGGACCTGATAATCTTGAAGAGGCTCTTGACCTGCTTGACACCCACAGGGATGATGCCAAAATCCTTGCAGGGGGAACCGATCTTTTGGTCAGGATGAAAAAGGGACTGTTAAAACCAAAATTTCTTATCAGCCTCAAAGCCTTGAACGGGTTATCCTATATCAACCAACAAGATCAGCATATTAAAATCGGTGCCAGAACACCCATTGCAGACATTATTGCTTCAGATCTCATTAAAAAAGAATCCCTGGCACTGGTTCAGGCCTGTGAAAAAATCGGGGCCGTTACTATCCAGCATTACCGGGGAACCATCGGGGGTAATATTCTCCAGGACAACCGGTGCCATCATTACAACCAGTCTGATTTTTACCGGTCCGGACGTCAGCCCTGTCACAAGGACGGAGGAAAAATCTGTTATGCGCGAGAAGAAGCAGACCGGTGCAACTCCACCTGCCAGTCAGACGGTGCCACCGCTTTAATGGCTGTTGACGCCAGCATCACCCTGACAACAAAGGGTGGGAAGAGAACGGTAAAGCTGGCGGACTTTTATACCGCGGACGGCATCATGCCCTTTGCCATGGAATCTCATGAACTGCTAGAGGAAATTATAATACCGATACAGGGTGGTAGCAGTGCCTATAAACGTCTTGCCTACCGTTCTGCCATTGACTATCCCATTGTCTGTGCCGGCGTTCTGTTAAAACCATCCGCCAGTCGAAAAAATGAGATAGATGACGCGCGAATCGTGGTCGGTGCCATGGGCAGGTCTCCTTTGCTCCTTGCCCAGGCATCATCCTCTTTAAAAGGAAAAAAACTGACCGATACGGATGCCTTTAAAAAGGCAGCCGATATCGCCATGGACCATGCCTCCACATTTGCGGTTCATAATGTGGGATCTACCCTTGAATACCGTTGCGCCATGGTGTCACCCATGGTATTCGGCGCACTAAAGCAGTCAGCTGAGGCTGCAAAAAGATAA
- a CDS encoding (2Fe-2S)-binding protein: MEKIKITLNINNKPREVMVYPNDTLLEVLRDDLDLTGSKESCGEGVCGSCTVHMDGKPVRACLTLALEAQGTQIKTVEGLAHGDDLSDLQQSFIDHGAVQCGFCTPGMLMSADALLNDNPKPDEKTIRKALAGNICRCTGYAKIVAAVAHAGNPQGHCPDCKPKE; encoded by the coding sequence ATGGAAAAAATAAAAATCACCCTGAATATCAATAATAAACCCCGCGAGGTGATGGTCTATCCAAACGACACCCTGTTGGAGGTGTTGCGGGATGATCTTGACCTGACCGGTTCAAAGGAAAGCTGCGGCGAAGGGGTCTGCGGGTCCTGTACCGTTCACATGGATGGCAAACCCGTCCGGGCCTGTCTGACCCTGGCCTTGGAAGCACAAGGAACCCAGATCAAAACAGTGGAAGGGCTTGCCCATGGGGATGATCTGTCTGATCTACAACAGTCCTTTATTGATCACGGAGCTGTCCAGTGCGGATTCTGTACCCCGGGCATGCTCATGTCAGCAGATGCATTGCTCAATGATAACCCAAAGCCCGATGAAAAAACCATCCGCAAGGCCCTTGCCGGAAATATATGCCGGTGCACGGGCTATGCAAAAATTGTTGCAGCTGTGGCCCATGCGGGTAACCCGCAGGGCCATTGCCCGGATTGTAAACCAAAGGAGTAA